In Liquorilactobacillus nagelii DSM 13675, the following proteins share a genomic window:
- a CDS encoding sigma-54-dependent transcriptional regulator, with protein sequence MKRIERVYQQLLQIWQSASRNTLLQEQGTTTAKLADLMNLARPNVSADLNRLVRSEKVLKVKSFPIKYLPSQVVISVLKLEKLNYFEVDSLTELVNKQQNVTPLIKNQAVAVKGKNPLTEMIGYQGSLRKAASQAKAAIMYPPHGLHMMLVGQTGVGKTYFANKIFSYAQYRGVFSDNIPFISFNCADYYHNPQLLLATLFGHAKGAFTGADQDQPGLVEQADGGILLLDEVHRLPPEGQEMLFYFIDNGVFKRLGESQKNRRANVLIICATTEDPHSTLLKTFLRRIPMTIEIPPLNERPLSEKIELAKFLFQQEAKRIKKNLNVRIDVFTALMTADNYGNVGELKSQVQLTCAQAFLNSIDATEVTIELNDLPEDLRKHWLSNPAKTRHQVELSRYLDTNTLFEVGKKTVTVEKDNIYELIENKVHHLKRQGVSNENIHQYIMTDLHLHIKRFFRQPLTNVKLNKFVDQKISSFVVQLKQIAEKQLHVQLDQRFVYYLSMHIDAFFKRGNQTELLLKNEVEKIKKTHAAEYQVALIFQKEIITTFAVKVPDIEVIYLTMLLSSIRSLSEKKQVGVLVVAHGTSTASSMVKVATDLLGNGNIAALDMPLTVSPNEILQQMATMLEKLDQGKGVLLLVDMGSLAMMTHRLQKKTGIKLRVLSNVTTAIVLDVLRKISYVDMDLDSIYTSIQQDLAQLVTNKIAAPKGSKMILSICMSGSGTAQKLKKIVMRIIQQSQQAEKIQVKTVSVLKMTELIPKLAEEYEIIAAVGTKRPSTAIPYISLEELIAGNGEQRLMSIIMQRPENEQLVEEQNVVVSSMCEDVLKKHLIYLNPSIVCKLLQNWLQQLQLQLGSDFSNSQQIKCIVHTAFALERCLRQKSLQYQEEPTIEVQHTLPVVQQTLNASIASLKIELSKDELYLITECVLNY encoded by the coding sequence TTGAAGCGAATTGAAAGAGTTTACCAGCAGTTATTGCAAATTTGGCAATCGGCTAGTCGTAATACTTTGTTGCAAGAACAGGGAACAACTACGGCAAAATTAGCTGATTTGATGAATCTAGCGCGGCCCAACGTTTCGGCAGATTTAAATCGATTAGTGCGTTCAGAAAAAGTTTTGAAAGTTAAAAGTTTTCCAATTAAATATTTACCGAGTCAAGTTGTTATCAGCGTTTTGAAATTAGAAAAATTGAATTATTTTGAAGTTGATAGTTTAACAGAATTAGTGAATAAGCAACAAAACGTTACTCCACTAATTAAAAACCAAGCAGTAGCTGTCAAGGGGAAAAATCCATTGACAGAAATGATTGGTTATCAGGGGAGTTTGCGAAAAGCTGCTTCACAAGCCAAAGCGGCGATCATGTATCCGCCGCATGGTTTACATATGATGCTGGTTGGGCAAACTGGGGTTGGTAAAACATATTTTGCTAACAAAATTTTTTCCTACGCGCAGTATCGCGGTGTATTTTCAGATAATATTCCTTTTATTTCTTTCAATTGTGCGGATTATTATCATAATCCACAGTTATTGTTGGCGACACTTTTTGGGCATGCCAAAGGGGCTTTCACTGGAGCGGATCAGGATCAACCAGGATTAGTTGAACAAGCCGATGGTGGCATCTTACTGTTAGATGAGGTTCATCGGTTGCCACCCGAAGGACAAGAAATGCTGTTTTATTTTATTGATAACGGCGTTTTTAAACGTTTAGGTGAGAGTCAAAAAAACCGACGAGCTAATGTTTTAATTATTTGTGCTACAACTGAGGATCCACATTCGACTTTGCTAAAAACCTTCTTACGGCGAATTCCAATGACAATTGAGATTCCTCCGCTAAACGAGCGACCATTAAGTGAAAAAATTGAGCTTGCAAAATTTCTATTTCAGCAGGAAGCCAAACGAATTAAGAAGAATTTGAATGTTAGAATTGATGTCTTTACAGCATTGATGACAGCAGATAACTATGGAAATGTTGGTGAATTAAAGTCGCAAGTGCAATTAACTTGTGCTCAAGCTTTTTTAAATAGTATTGATGCAACTGAAGTGACAATTGAGTTAAATGATTTGCCAGAGGATTTACGCAAGCATTGGTTGAGCAATCCGGCTAAGACAAGGCATCAAGTTGAACTCTCACGTTACTTAGACACAAACACTTTATTTGAAGTTGGAAAAAAGACGGTTACTGTTGAAAAAGACAATATTTATGAACTAATCGAAAATAAAGTTCATCATTTAAAACGTCAAGGAGTTTCAAATGAAAATATTCATCAATATATTATGACTGATTTGCACCTGCATATTAAGCGTTTCTTCCGCCAGCCGTTAACTAATGTCAAATTAAATAAGTTTGTTGATCAGAAAATTTCCAGCTTTGTAGTTCAACTTAAGCAAATTGCGGAAAAGCAATTACATGTCCAGTTAGATCAACGGTTTGTTTATTATTTGAGCATGCATATTGATGCTTTTTTTAAACGTGGCAACCAGACTGAATTATTGTTGAAAAATGAAGTTGAAAAAATAAAAAAAACTCATGCAGCTGAATATCAAGTTGCTTTGATTTTTCAAAAAGAAATTATTACGACTTTTGCGGTAAAAGTACCAGATATTGAAGTTATCTATTTAACGATGTTGCTTAGCTCAATTCGTAGTTTATCAGAAAAAAAACAAGTTGGTGTATTAGTGGTGGCACACGGCACTTCGACGGCTAGTTCAATGGTCAAAGTGGCAACTGATTTATTAGGAAATGGCAACATTGCAGCTTTGGATATGCCCTTGACGGTTTCACCCAATGAAATATTGCAGCAAATGGCAACAATGTTAGAAAAATTAGATCAAGGAAAAGGTGTCTTACTATTAGTCGATATGGGGTCATTAGCGATGATGACGCATCGACTGCAGAAAAAAACAGGGATTAAATTGCGAGTGCTCAGTAATGTTACGACTGCAATTGTGTTAGATGTTTTACGCAAAATTAGTTATGTCGACATGGACTTAGATTCAATCTACACCTCAATTCAACAGGATTTAGCCCAATTAGTTACGAATAAAATTGCTGCACCCAAAGGCAGTAAGATGATTTTATCAATTTGTATGAGTGGTAGTGGAACTGCCCAGAAATTAAAGAAAATTGTGATGCGAATTATTCAGCAGTCACAACAGGCCGAAAAAATTCAAGTTAAAACAGTTTCAGTCTTGAAGATGACCGAACTAATTCCTAAATTAGCTGAAGAGTACGAAATAATTGCTGCGGTTGGGACAAAACGTCCCAGCACAGCCATTCCTTATATCTCATTAGAGGAATTAATTGCTGGCAATGGTGAACAGCGATTGATGTCGATTATCATGCAACGACCTGAGAATGAACAGCTAGTTGAGGAACAAAATGTAGTTGTTTCCAGTATGTGTGAGGACGTACTAAAGAAACATTTAATATATTTAAATCCATCTATTGTTTGTAAATTATTGCAAAATTGGTTACAGCAGCTGCAATTACAGTTAGGATCGGACTTTTCAAATAGTCAGCAAATCAAATGTATTGTTCATACAGCTTTTGCGTTAGAGCGTTGTTTACGCCAAAAGTCACTACAATATCAAGAAGAACCAACGATTGAAGTACAGCATACTTTACCAGTAGTTCAACAAACATTGAATGCCAGCATTGCATCTTTGAAAATTGAACTTTCTAAAGATGAATTGTATTTGATTACCGAATGTGTCTTGAATTATTAA
- a CDS encoding response regulator transcription factor encodes MIKILILTKQELIGESIKLVLSAHQDLQVKLADNWQTAPIKNDIIMLDMGLSDTECLTCIRKTVGDAAKLMMLQLTGCGCTLYNFSQVNCLGYLLQSRKVSLTELYPEIQRVWQENSKQTAAFPQKVVKLFSQAIDKSTGMSVPAASVAELSASEWEIIQKIKLGLSNKEISQKLFLSEGTVRNYLSNILSKLALRDRTQLAIWALQNEGIMAQTTSLA; translated from the coding sequence ATGATTAAGATTTTAATTTTGACTAAGCAAGAATTAATTGGGGAATCTATCAAACTGGTCTTATCTGCACATCAGGATCTGCAGGTTAAGCTGGCAGACAACTGGCAGACAGCACCAATTAAAAATGATATTATTATGCTTGATATGGGATTGTCTGATACCGAATGTTTAACCTGTATCCGTAAAACAGTTGGGGATGCAGCTAAATTAATGATGCTACAATTAACGGGCTGTGGGTGCACTTTATATAATTTTTCTCAAGTAAATTGTTTAGGGTATTTACTGCAATCACGAAAAGTTTCATTAACCGAACTTTATCCGGAAATACAGCGCGTTTGGCAGGAAAATTCAAAGCAAACGGCTGCGTTTCCACAAAAAGTTGTTAAGCTTTTTTCACAGGCAATTGATAAATCTACTGGAATGTCAGTTCCGGCAGCCTCTGTAGCGGAACTTTCCGCATCTGAATGGGAAATTATTCAAAAAATCAAATTAGGTTTATCAAATAAAGAAATTTCGCAAAAGCTTTTCTTGTCTGAGGGGACTGTTCGTAATTATTTGTCGAACATTTTGTCAAAATTAGCTTTGCGTGATCGAACTCAACTGGCAATTTGGGCTTTACAAAATGAAGGAATAATGGCGCAAACAACTAGCTTAGCCTAG
- a CDS encoding PTS system mannose/fructose/sorbose family transporter subunit IID, giving the protein MADKKISKKTLMKSFHHWYYGNLTCFSQEHMQTFGYLTSMLPIVEELYDKKSEQEEAMKTYTAFFNTEPQIGSVVVGITASLEEARANGAEGIDGETINGLRAGLMGPLAGIGDSMIVGTLIPIILGISLGLSTGGSPIGAIFYIIVWNLLAYFGMKFAYFKGYEMGDKAVEFLVGAQGKAIRRAVSVVGGMVVGSVAATWVSVKTSFELKNSSGKAYLVLQDKLDAVYPGLLTAGFIIFCWWLMAKKNISPVKVMLLLVVIAFVGVLLGIFNPGLKY; this is encoded by the coding sequence ATGGCTGATAAAAAGATTAGTAAAAAGACGTTGATGAAGTCCTTTCATCATTGGTATTATGGCAACTTAACCTGCTTTTCTCAAGAACATATGCAGACCTTTGGTTATTTGACTTCAATGTTGCCAATTGTGGAAGAACTCTATGATAAAAAATCAGAACAAGAAGAAGCGATGAAAACTTATACCGCCTTCTTTAACACCGAACCACAAATCGGCTCAGTTGTTGTTGGAATCACAGCTAGTTTAGAAGAGGCTCGAGCTAATGGTGCCGAAGGAATTGATGGTGAAACGATTAATGGTTTACGTGCTGGTTTGATGGGACCATTAGCCGGCATTGGTGACTCAATGATTGTCGGAACTTTGATTCCAATTATCTTAGGGATTTCATTAGGCTTATCAACTGGCGGTTCGCCAATTGGGGCAATTTTCTACATTATTGTTTGGAACTTGCTAGCTTATTTTGGAATGAAGTTTGCCTATTTTAAAGGTTATGAAATGGGTGATAAAGCCGTTGAGTTCTTGGTTGGTGCTCAAGGTAAAGCAATTCGCCGGGCAGTTTCAGTTGTCGGCGGGATGGTTGTTGGTAGTGTCGCTGCAACTTGGGTTTCAGTTAAAACATCATTTGAATTGAAAAATTCTTCTGGCAAAGCTTATTTAGTTTTACAAGATAAATTAGATGCTGTTTATCCGGGATTATTGACAGCCGGCTTCATTATTTTCTGTTGGTGGTTAATGGCTAAAAAGAATATCTCACCGGTTAAGGTAATGCTGCTTTTAGTTGTAATTGCTTTTGTCGGAGTTCTGTTAGGCATATTCAACCCAGGATTGAAGTACTAA
- a CDS encoding PTS system mannose/fructose/N-acetylgalactosamine-transporter subunit IIB, whose amino-acid sequence MKITVARIDDRFIHGQVLTKWIKTYPAKRIIVVSEEIANDPMRKILTLSVAPTNIKASVVTPAKMAKVFKNPKYDQTTAMLLFGKPSEVVELIENGVPITSVNVGGMRFDQGKLHLTESVSVTTSDLQAFENLAARGVKLELRQLPSDPRHDFLKILRNSQK is encoded by the coding sequence ATGAAAATTACAGTTGCTAGAATTGATGATCGCTTTATCCATGGTCAAGTTTTGACAAAATGGATTAAAACTTATCCTGCTAAACGAATCATTGTGGTCAGTGAAGAAATTGCTAATGATCCTATGCGTAAAATTTTAACTTTATCGGTTGCACCAACAAACATTAAAGCTAGTGTTGTTACACCGGCAAAAATGGCCAAGGTCTTTAAAAATCCCAAGTATGATCAGACAACTGCGATGTTATTATTCGGCAAACCCAGTGAAGTGGTTGAATTGATTGAAAATGGTGTTCCAATTACGAGCGTTAACGTTGGTGGAATGCGCTTTGATCAAGGAAAGTTACATCTGACTGAATCGGTTAGCGTGACGACAAGTGACCTGCAGGCATTTGAAAATTTAGCAGCTAGAGGAGTTAAATTAGAACTACGTCAACTACCAAGTGATCCACGACATGATTTTTTGAAAATTCTACGAAACAGTCAAAAATAA
- a CDS encoding PTS mannose/fructose/sorbose/N-acetylgalactosamine transporter subunit IIC, with product MTISWVQAAILGIFACLSSLPGMAGTSIGNYTLGRPLVGGLVCGVVLGDIKLGIMCGVAMQLVYIALVTPGGTVSADVRAISYIGIPLAMVAIQSQGLSATSTAAASLAKSMGTLVGTIGTVLFYGTATLNLVWQHMGWRDVEKGNFKKLYGVNWGWPWISHLLFSFIPTLVMCKWGADAVTALKTALPMDGIPMKTLFTVGAMLPCVGIAILLKQIVETPMDFVPFFVGFTLAASLSMNLVSCAVVSLIFALLFYNLEMAKNAHAVAPASGGTVDDDDDDEEDI from the coding sequence ATGACAATTAGTTGGGTTCAAGCAGCTATTCTAGGAATATTTGCTTGTTTATCATCATTGCCAGGAATGGCAGGAACTTCAATTGGTAACTATACCTTGGGACGTCCATTAGTCGGCGGACTGGTATGTGGAGTAGTTTTAGGAGATATTAAATTAGGTATTATGTGTGGTGTTGCGATGCAGCTGGTTTATATTGCACTTGTTACCCCTGGTGGGACTGTTTCTGCAGATGTACGCGCAATTTCATATATTGGAATTCCTTTAGCGATGGTTGCAATTCAATCACAGGGATTGTCGGCAACTTCAACCGCCGCAGCTAGTTTAGCAAAATCAATGGGAACCTTAGTTGGAACAATTGGAACCGTTTTATTTTATGGGACAGCTACCCTGAACTTAGTTTGGCAGCACATGGGTTGGCGTGATGTTGAAAAAGGCAATTTTAAAAAATTATACGGGGTTAACTGGGGCTGGCCATGGATTTCACATTTACTTTTCTCATTTATTCCAACTTTAGTTATGTGTAAATGGGGAGCAGATGCAGTTACAGCTTTAAAGACAGCTTTACCAATGGATGGGATTCCAATGAAGACGTTGTTCACAGTTGGGGCGATGCTTCCATGTGTCGGAATTGCAATCTTATTAAAACAAATTGTTGAAACTCCAATGGACTTTGTACCATTCTTTGTTGGCTTTACTTTAGCAGCATCATTATCGATGAACTTGGTATCATGCGCGGTTGTTTCTTTAATTTTCGCTTTGTTGTTCTATAACTTGGAAATGGCTAAAAATGCTCACGCAGTTGCTCCAGCAAGTGGTGGAACAGTCGATGACGACGATGATGATGAGGAGGATATCTAA
- a CDS encoding sensor histidine kinase — protein sequence MFTLFVLLLQRLGIILVLAFLLVNVRFFRRLIKQNNLQAKCALIAIFTVFTVISNLTGVEITHNNTLIQTPFLTALPQSDSIANTRTLVITVAGIVGGPLVGSIVGLLGGIHRVIQGNFSDFFYIPSSILAGLFTGAAGNFLKKNLTYPGPWITAVLGVCAEGIQMLFIGIFSGLALVRLIIVPMMLLNSIGAFVFISIINAYLTNEQQLKAVQTHDVLSLADKTLPYFRQGLNINSAQKVCEIIKKYTNFDAVGITDRVNVLAHVGAGQDHHLAKEAVLTDLSKHVIASGQARYAYHKEEIGCPHADCPLASAIVLPLKVNGKTLGALKMYFTKAERLTPVEENLAGGLASIFSSQLALGIAEEQSKLVSDAEIKALQAQINPHFFFNAINTVNSLMRTDVEKARTALLQLSTFFRSSLQGVRETQIPLQQEREHVNSYMSLEQTRFPDKYQVTYDIQTDDQVKVPPFCLQVLVENAVKHAFVGRKTNNQIKISVQQQQQAILIAVSDNGIGIPDKLINKLGNQVLESATGTGTALVNLNHRLIGLYGNDSHLQINSSTAGTTVKMLIPLAETTVLATKN from the coding sequence ATGTTTACATTATTTGTCCTGTTGCTCCAACGGTTGGGAATTATTCTGGTACTAGCTTTTTTATTGGTCAACGTCCGCTTTTTTCGTCGATTGATCAAGCAAAATAACTTACAAGCTAAATGTGCTTTAATTGCAATATTTACTGTTTTTACCGTTATTTCCAATTTAACTGGTGTTGAAATTACTCATAACAATACTTTAATTCAAACACCATTTCTGACTGCCCTGCCACAATCAGATTCAATTGCTAATACTCGTACTCTAGTCATTACAGTCGCTGGGATTGTTGGCGGTCCGTTAGTTGGTAGTATTGTCGGTTTGCTGGGAGGGATTCACCGCGTAATTCAGGGAAATTTTTCTGACTTCTTTTACATTCCAAGTTCAATTTTAGCGGGGCTCTTTACTGGTGCTGCGGGTAACTTTTTGAAAAAAAATCTAACTTATCCTGGTCCATGGATTACTGCAGTGTTGGGAGTTTGTGCCGAAGGAATTCAGATGCTGTTTATTGGCATTTTCAGTGGTTTGGCTTTGGTGCGTCTCATTATTGTTCCTATGATGCTGCTTAATAGTATTGGAGCTTTTGTCTTTATCTCAATTATCAATGCTTATTTAACTAATGAGCAGCAATTAAAAGCCGTTCAAACCCATGACGTTTTAAGTTTGGCCGACAAAACTCTGCCCTATTTTCGCCAAGGTTTAAATATTAATTCTGCTCAAAAGGTCTGTGAAATCATCAAAAAATATACTAATTTTGATGCCGTTGGAATTACCGACCGAGTTAACGTACTGGCACATGTCGGGGCTGGTCAAGATCATCACTTAGCTAAAGAAGCTGTCTTGACTGATTTATCCAAGCACGTTATTGCTAGCGGCCAAGCTCGCTATGCCTATCATAAAGAAGAAATCGGCTGTCCTCATGCTGATTGCCCCTTAGCTTCCGCGATTGTTTTGCCGCTTAAGGTCAATGGAAAAACTTTAGGTGCTTTAAAAATGTACTTCACTAAAGCTGAACGCTTAACGCCAGTCGAGGAAAACTTGGCTGGCGGTTTGGCTTCAATTTTTTCCAGTCAATTAGCTTTAGGAATTGCTGAAGAACAATCAAAATTAGTTAGTGATGCTGAAATTAAAGCTTTGCAAGCTCAGATTAACCCGCATTTTTTCTTTAATGCCATCAATACCGTTAATTCCTTAATGCGAACTGATGTTGAAAAAGCTCGAACAGCTTTGCTCCAACTCAGCACTTTCTTCCGTTCTAGTTTGCAGGGAGTTCGCGAAACACAAATTCCATTACAACAAGAACGTGAACATGTTAATTCTTATATGTCACTTGAACAAACACGTTTTCCCGATAAGTACCAAGTTACCTATGACATTCAAACCGATGATCAAGTAAAGGTTCCCCCGTTTTGTTTGCAAGTTTTAGTTGAGAATGCCGTTAAACATGCTTTTGTTGGTCGAAAAACTAACAATCAAATCAAAATCAGTGTTCAGCAACAGCAACAAGCAATTTTGATCGCTGTCAGCGACAATGGAATTGGGATTCCTGATAAATTAATCAACAAATTGGGAAACCAAGTTCTAGAATCAGCAACTGGAACCGGGACAGCTTTGGTTAATCTAAATCATCGCTTGATTGGTCTATATGGTAACGATAGTCATTTACAAATTAACAGCAGTACTGCAGGAACGACTGTAAAGATGTTGATTCCATTAGCAGAAACAACTGTTTTAGCAACCAAAAATTGA
- a CDS encoding PTS mannose/fructose/sorbose transporter subunit IIC — MNTGQMLLILLIAGIAGVGSVLDEGQMHRPLIVCPLIGLVLGDLKMGIILGGQLEMMALGWMNVGLAMAPDTALSAVISTIVVITTHASIGDGIALAVPLAAAGQMLTIFVRTIVVFLVHQGDKFAKKGKYRAIEAMHLFAMAIQALRVMIPTAGVMILNTKIVEAWLNAIPKVISDGLQIGGGIIVVVGYAMVINMMDVPDLKPFFYLGFLFAAFTNFNLVGFGGLGLIFAILYLQLEYRQPKKTLSTEKIRTTDTKADDNDDELDD, encoded by the coding sequence ATGAATACCGGTCAAATGCTATTAATATTATTGATTGCGGGAATAGCCGGTGTCGGTTCGGTGCTTGATGAAGGACAAATGCATCGGCCGCTAATTGTCTGTCCGCTAATTGGATTGGTTCTAGGTGATTTAAAAATGGGCATTATCCTTGGCGGACAGCTCGAAATGATGGCATTAGGCTGGATGAATGTCGGTTTGGCAATGGCGCCAGATACAGCCCTTTCTGCAGTCATTTCAACAATTGTTGTTATTACAACTCATGCATCAATCGGAGATGGTATTGCCTTGGCAGTACCCTTAGCTGCTGCTGGTCAAATGCTGACGATTTTTGTGCGGACAATTGTTGTTTTCTTAGTTCATCAAGGTGATAAATTCGCCAAAAAAGGAAAGTATCGTGCAATTGAAGCAATGCATCTGTTTGCGATGGCTATCCAGGCCTTGCGCGTAATGATTCCAACAGCAGGAGTTATGATTTTGAATACAAAAATTGTTGAAGCTTGGTTGAATGCAATTCCCAAAGTTATTAGTGACGGTTTACAAATTGGTGGTGGAATTATTGTTGTGGTTGGTTATGCAATGGTAATTAATATGATGGACGTTCCTGACTTGAAGCCATTTTTTTATTTAGGATTCTTATTTGCTGCCTTTACTAACTTTAACTTGGTTGGTTTTGGTGGGTTAGGGTTAATTTTTGCAATTTTATATTTGCAACTGGAATATCGGCAACCTAAAAAAACCCTTTCAACTGAAAAAATAAGAACGACTGATACTAAGGCTGATGATAACGATGATGAATTGGATGATTAA
- a CDS encoding PTS sugar transporter subunit IIA, protein MVAIIVAGHGRIAAGMVEAAKMIFGGKPSLEAITFENKEGIEDLKRHYQSALVKFMPEKEILFLIDIFGGSPYNAAIQLAYGKKGIEVLTGVNLPLLLEALSLQNQPGITVKQLAEHLKKYSQQSFKIFSEEVRKTEISRQNQVEDDLS, encoded by the coding sequence ATGGTTGCAATCATTGTTGCTGGTCATGGGCGAATCGCTGCTGGAATGGTAGAAGCAGCAAAAATGATATTTGGTGGGAAACCGAGTTTAGAAGCAATAACTTTTGAAAATAAGGAAGGAATCGAAGATTTAAAACGGCATTATCAATCAGCTTTGGTTAAATTTATGCCAGAAAAAGAAATTTTGTTTTTGATTGATATTTTTGGCGGTAGTCCATATAATGCGGCAATTCAACTGGCATATGGTAAAAAAGGAATTGAGGTCTTAACCGGAGTTAATTTACCATTATTGCTGGAGGCTTTGAGTTTGCAAAATCAACCCGGAATAACTGTTAAACAATTAGCTGAGCATTTAAAAAAGTATAGTCAGCAAAGTTTTAAAATTTTTTCGGAGGAAGTTAGAAAAACGGAAATTAGCCGTCAAAATCAAGTAGAGGATGATTTATCATGA
- a CDS encoding PTS system mannose/fructose/N-acetylgalactosamine-transporter subunit IIB, translating to MTVSFVRIDDRMIHGQTVTRWAKEFPCDGLIAVNDLVSKNAVLKDAYKAASDKKTFVWSKAAWQRKCQRVLDSKDNYFLITKNPVDMKEILVDQGFVPSEVKEVIVGPCNDRPGTTKLGNNQSITQEEAAAIEAIEKAGYRVKFQLLPDVSIGYWDKFKSQFGY from the coding sequence ATGACCGTTTCTTTTGTAAGAATTGATGATCGAATGATTCATGGGCAAACAGTAACTCGCTGGGCCAAAGAGTTCCCTTGTGATGGTTTGATTGCAGTAAATGATTTAGTATCAAAAAATGCTGTTTTAAAGGATGCTTATAAGGCAGCTTCTGATAAAAAAACTTTTGTTTGGTCTAAAGCTGCTTGGCAGCGTAAATGTCAACGAGTCTTAGATTCAAAAGATAATTATTTTTTGATTACGAAAAACCCAGTAGATATGAAAGAAATTTTGGTTGATCAAGGTTTTGTGCCAAGTGAAGTAAAAGAAGTAATTGTTGGGCCATGTAATGATCGTCCCGGAACAACGAAATTAGGAAATAATCAGTCAATTACACAAGAAGAAGCTGCTGCAATTGAGGCAATTGAAAAGGCTGGTTATCGGGTGAAGTTTCAGTTATTACCAGATGTTTCAATTGGTTATTGGGATAAATTCAAGAGCCAGTTTGGGTATTAA
- a CDS encoding PTS sugar transporter subunit IIA translates to MKYLLLVSHGEFSQGLKSSLAMFAADKVEEVVAVGLKNGESVEQLADRFKQQLAELGTGNSFVVLGDIIGGSPLTTVCNVLAQADILKQTIVLGGMNLPMALNAVMLKDTLSGADFVQAVLSEAQSSLKEFKPSSDLDDDDDEDI, encoded by the coding sequence ATGAAATATTTATTGTTGGTCAGTCATGGAGAATTTTCGCAAGGATTAAAAAGCTCTTTAGCCATGTTTGCAGCTGACAAAGTCGAAGAAGTTGTGGCAGTTGGTTTAAAAAATGGTGAGTCAGTTGAACAATTAGCTGACAGGTTCAAGCAGCAATTAGCTGAATTGGGCACGGGCAATTCATTTGTTGTTCTTGGCGATATTATTGGTGGCAGTCCGCTGACAACTGTCTGTAATGTTTTAGCCCAAGCAGATATCTTAAAACAAACAATTGTTTTAGGAGGGATGAATTTGCCAATGGCTTTGAATGCGGTAATGCTTAAAGATACGTTAAGTGGAGCCGATTTTGTGCAGGCTGTTTTAAGTGAAGCACAATCCTCACTCAAAGAGTTTAAACCAAGCAGCGATCTTGATGACGATGATGATGAGGATATTTAG
- a CDS encoding Cof-type HAD-IIB family hydrolase: MFPKLIFSDLDGTLLNSQQQITPRTQQAILAAIAAGSKFIPVSARMPSAITPLLQQMKLVTPLIAYNGALICNAHRESIKSMELPVKTAQKICADVENKFSQLVWNVYGEDSWAAASTDHYWVPHEEQIVGLKAQRLATTSAIADFKLVHKVLLMGAPEAIKQAEPLISQRYPALSIACSSPNLIEITAGGVEKKQAVSWLMNYYQVEPNAAIAFGDNYNDLGMLAAVGTGYAMGNAPSQIKTQIQHVTADNDHDGIAAVLQQWF; this comes from the coding sequence ATGTTTCCTAAATTGATTTTCAGTGATTTGGATGGGACTTTATTAAATAGCCAGCAGCAGATTACCCCCCGGACTCAACAGGCAATTTTGGCAGCAATTGCCGCTGGAAGTAAATTTATTCCGGTATCGGCACGAATGCCAAGCGCAATTACACCCTTATTACAGCAAATGAAGCTGGTGACACCTTTGATTGCCTATAATGGTGCCCTAATTTGCAATGCTCATAGGGAAAGTATCAAATCAATGGAACTTCCAGTCAAGACAGCGCAAAAAATTTGTGCTGATGTAGAGAACAAATTCTCACAGTTAGTCTGGAATGTTTATGGAGAAGATTCCTGGGCTGCAGCGAGTACGGATCACTATTGGGTACCACACGAAGAACAAATTGTCGGTTTGAAAGCACAGCGCTTAGCGACAACAAGTGCAATTGCGGACTTTAAGCTAGTTCATAAGGTTTTGTTGATGGGTGCACCTGAAGCCATTAAACAAGCGGAACCGTTAATCAGTCAGCGATATCCCGCCTTGTCAATTGCTTGTTCTTCACCTAATCTGATCGAAATCACGGCTGGTGGTGTTGAGAAAAAGCAAGCTGTCAGTTGGTTGATGAACTATTATCAAGTTGAGCCGAACGCAGCGATTGCTTTTGGTGATAATTATAATGACCTGGGAATGCTAGCGGCAGTAGGTACCGGTTATGCTATGGGCAATGCACCTAGTCAAATTAAAACTCAAATTCAACATGTAACGGCGGATAATGATCATGATGGAATTGCTGCAGTTTTACAGCAATGGTTTTAA